A stretch of DNA from Leptospirillum ferriphilum:
ACAAAAGAGGGGACGGAGACCCATATCGGAGACCATAACCTTCTGATGGCGCAATCCCATGTGGCACACAATTGCCAGCTTGGGGACAAAGTGATCCTCGCCAACGGCGCTCTTCTTGCAGGACATGTGATCGTGGAGAATCAGGTCTTCGTCTCCGGAGCCGTCCTGATTCACCAGTTTGTACGAATCGGTCGTCTGTCCCTCTTGAGAGGGGGGGCTCGCACCAGTCGCGATGTTCCTCCCTTCTGCATCATTGACGGAACCCATACCGTGCGGACCCTGAACAGAGTTGGACTCCGACGGGCCGGATATTCCGCCGGAGACATTGGCGCCCTGCGTGCAAATTTCCGGAAAATTTTCCACAACCGGTCTTTGGACAGGTCTCTTCTTTCCCGTCTTCTGGCGGAAGGAGATCCCTTGACCCGGGAAATGGCAAAATTCATTCTGGAAAGCAAGCGTGGAGTCTGTCAGTCCCGCGTTTCCATTGACAAAAATGCAGGCAGTGAATATGATTGAGAAACTTCGGGGGGCGATGAACGCATGAAAAGACTCGACATTGTCCAGAGAATCCTCGAAAAGCCGGAATACTCCCGCTACACAGCCAAGTTCGTGGGACAGATCTTCGACGGAATTCTCGAAGAGATTTCTGCAACCCTGGAAAATGGGGAGGATGTCAAAATCACCGGATTCGGGACGTTTATTGTCCGGAAGATCAACGATCGTCCCGGGAGGAACCCCAAGACGGGCGAGCCTGTTCTGATTCCCGCCCATCATACTGTTCTTTTTCACCCTTCCCGCTCCCTTTTGAAAGCGTCCGGGAAGCCTGAAAAAAAATAGGCGTAAAATCGGCTTCCAGAACGCTTCTCTCTCACAGGTTGTTGGATAGACAAGAGGGTAGATGTGGGCCGGTTGGATCGATGGAATGACAGGGAGAGATGAGCAGCAATCTCACTTTTTCCCAAAAGTATCGGATTGGTGAAGCCTGTCGGATTCTGGGAATCACGCCAGCCACGTTGCGCCATTGGGAAAAGGTTTTTCCGTTGCTGTCCCCGAAGAAAACACGGGGAGGCCAACGCGAATATTCTGAAGAAGATCTTCGTTTCCTGGGCCGGGTGATTGAGCTGACCCATGTAGATGGCCGGTCCCTGAAAGGAGCGAGGGCGATTCTTGAAGGTGTCACCCTTCCCGAAAGTCCCCAATGGATGGGAGAGACACTGGTCGATATTCGCAAGGCCCTGCAGCTGATGAAAGAGAATGATTCTGAAATCGGGGCGTAGCGCAGCCCGGTAGCGCACTCCCTTGGGGTGGGAGTGGTCGAAGGTTCAAATCCTTTCGCCCCGACCAACGATTATCCATCTCCGGCTTTTGGCCCCCGAAAACCGGCGAGCATTGTACGGGTTCCCGTGTACTATCCGGACAGGCGACTCCGGGATCCCACTGGGAGCTCCTTGATCAGACCCCTTATCCTTGTTTCCAATGATGACGGCATTTCTTCGGAAGGGATCCGTGTTCTGGAAGAAGCCGTTCTTCCACTCGGGGACGTGTATGTTGTGGCCCCCGATCAGGAACGTTCTGCCGCGTCGCATGCCCTGACGATTCACAAGCCCCTTCGGATTTCCCAGAGAGACTCCCGTCATTTCGCTTTGAACGGCACGCCCACCGACTGTATCAATTTTGCCCTCTATGTCATCCTGCCCCGCAAGCCGGACCTCATCGTGTCCGGGATTAACCACGGGAGCAATCTCGCGGACGACGTGACCTATTCCGGTACCGTGTCGGCAGCCTTTGAAGGCTCGATTCTGGGGATACCCTCGATTGCATTTTCCCTTCAGATGCCGGAAGAGCAGGAAAAACAGGCCCATTTCGAAACGGCCCTCCTGCACGCCCGGCAGATTTCCGAGATGTATCTCTCTTCCCCACTCGACTCTTCTGTTCTGGTGTCTGTCAATATCCCGGATCGGTCCCCCGGGGAAATCCGGGGAGTGCGCGTCACGCATCTGGGCAAGCGTCTGATCAATGAGACGAACATCATCCGCAAGGAAGATCCCCGGGGACGCCCCTACTATTGGATCGGCATGGGTCCGAAGGACTACGAGCCGGATGAATCGTCCGACCTCCATGCGATCGATCAAGGATTTGTGTCGGTCACCCCCCTGCATCTGGATCTCACACACTATCCTTCCCTGTCCCGGCTGAGGGAGCTGGAACGCATCCCGACGCCGTTTGCGGACAAAGCCGAACCGGGATGACGTTCCCATGACAATCGATCCCGAAAGAGAGCGGAAAGCCCGCTTTCTGGAAACGTTTCTCAAGGAAAATCCGGATGTGGATCCGCGTCTGGTTGCGGCGATTCTCCGATTGCCGCGGACACCTTTTTTTCCGGACTTTTCGGGGAAAGACCTTTACGGGGAGTTTCGTCCCTGCGGATGGGGGGGGCGAGTGTCCCCCACGCCCCGGGAAGCCCTTCTGATCCTGGAGGGATCCAGAATCAGGGCCGGGGAAAGGATCGGAGTCTGGTGTCTGACGGATCCCTATTTTCTGCTTCTGCTTCTGGAACTCACCCATCGAGTGACGATCGTGGAAGAGGACAGGGTTCTCCGAACCCAGCTGCGCCAGTCGATCGACGATCTCGGATACGCTTACATCCCTGTCCTCTCATCCCTGGAGGAGACGGAAACCCAATTGGCCCCTCCGGAGAGGATCTTTCGCATCTTTGATTCCCCCGTCCCGATACAGGGGCTTCGACCTGTTCCCCCCCTTCGATCCTCTGTCCAGGGATGGGTTCTGGATCACACATTGACAGGAGGCCCCTTTGAACTCGGGTGATTCCCCGACCGTTTCGCCGGCCGGATTCCCGTCTCCGGTTTTCCGGAACACCCTGACCCAGAAGACGGAACTATTATCTCCCCGGATTCCGGGAGAAGTGACCATGTATGTCTGCGGCGTGACCGTCTATGACGACTGCCACCTGGGACACGCCCGGAGCCAGACGGTGTTCGATCTTCTCCACCGGCTGCTGCTTCGTCTCGGCTATCGGGTCCGGTACGTCCGGAACATTACGGATATCGATGACAAGATCATTCGCAAGGCACAGGAGACGGGACGGACTATTACAGAAATCACCGACATCTATATCGACTCCTTCCAGCGGGACATGCGCCGGCTGGGCATCCTCCCTCCCGACAAGGAGCCCCGTGCGACACTCTACCTGGACCCGATGATCCGGCTGATCGGAACCCTCCTCGACAAAGGATTCGCCTACAAGAAAGGGAACGACGTCTATTTCCGCGTCCGAAAATACGGGGCCTACGGGGAGCTCTCGCATCAAAAGCTCGATGAGTTGCAGTCCGGGGCCCGCATCGCCGCTGACGAGGAGAAGGAGGATCCTCTGGACTTTGCCCTCTGGAAAGGCGCGAAAACCGGAGAGCCTTCCTATCCGGCATTTTTTGGAGAGGGACGCCCCGGATGGCACATCGAATGCTCCGCCATGTCTCTTTCCGAACTTGGCGAGACGATCGACATTCATGGCGGAGGAATGGATCTCATGTTTCCGCATCATGAAAACGAACGTGCCCAGAGCGAATCCGCCACCGGAAAACGGTTTGTCGGCATCTGGATTCACAACGGATTTGTGACGCTGAACGAAGAAAAAATGTCGAAATCCCTCGGGAATATCTTCCGGATCCGGACGTTCTTCGAAACCTCTCCCTTTCCGGAAGGGGTGACGCGCGAATGGCTCAGGGCCTTTCTGCTTTCGACCCATTACGCCTCTCCCGTCGACCTGACCGACGAAAATCTCGCGCATGCCAAAAATGCGCTGGACAGCCTCTACCTCTTTAAAGACCGGCTGGACTCCATGTTCGGCGAAGCCCGGGAAGGACCGATGACGCAGGAGTTTCTGGCTGCACTGTGCCATGATATGGATACCCCCGTCGCTTTTCGCATACTTCACGAGGCCAAGAATACCCTGAATCCGCTTCTGGGAGCGTTGGGGGACGTCGAGGAGGATCGTCTTTCCGATGTCCGGGCTCTTTTCGAGGTCGCCAAAAAAACCCTGGGCATTCTCACTCTGCCGGCCTCCGAATGGATTTACGGAAAAGGGGAGAAAACCGGTCGGGCAGAATCCCTTCCTCCGGAAGAGGTGGACCGTCTGGTTCTTGAACGGGAAAAGGCCCGGCGGGAAAAAGACTACGCCCGGGCCGATGCGATCCGGGAACGGCTGAAAAAGGCCGGCTATCTTCTGGAAGACAACCCTGGAGGCCTGCCACGGATACGGAAGATTTAGAGTCTCCCTCCGGAATCGGCGGTCTTCATGCGGTTCTCGAGCTGATACGGAGTCAGCCCCGCCGGATTTCCCGACTCTATCTGAAAGAGGATCCCCGGCCGGATGCACGTCGCGGGGAGATTCTGAAACGGGCGCGGGAAGCGGGGATCCCGGTGGATTTTGTCCCCAGGGCATCCCTGGACCGAATGGCCCCCGATCTCGTTCACCAGGGAGTGTATGCGGCTCTCTTGCCCCTTCCCCTTCTGGATCTCGGGGAATTTCTGGAAGGGAAGGAGCTCTTGCCATCTCCCCTGGTCGCGGTGGACGGCGTCCAGGATCCCCGCAATCTGGGAGCACTCCTGAGGACCTGCGACGCGGCGGGCGTTCAGGGTGTTCTGCTGCCCAAAAGACGCGTGGCACCTTTGTCCCCGGTCTGTGCGAAAACCTCTTCGGGGGCCCTTTTCACCATCCCCCTGATTCGTGTCGGAAACCTCTCCCAGTCGCTGATTTATCTGAGAAAACAGGGATATGGCGTCGCTTCTCTGGCCCTGGGCGGATCGACTGCCTA
This window harbors:
- the lpxA gene encoding acyl-ACP--UDP-N-acetylglucosamine O-acyltransferase, giving the protein MGDTRIHPTAILEGDVELGNDVTIGPYCVLRGPCRIGSRTVLFERVSIAPGVILGEDNRVHMGAVIGHEPQDHAYQGAITTTRIGNSNEIREYVTIHRATKEGTETHIGDHNLLMAQSHVAHNCQLGDKVILANGALLAGHVIVENQVFVSGAVLIHQFVRIGRLSLLRGGARTSRDVPPFCIIDGTHTVRTLNRVGLRRAGYSAGDIGALRANFRKIFHNRSLDRSLLSRLLAEGDPLTREMAKFILESKRGVCQSRVSIDKNAGSEYD
- a CDS encoding integration host factor subunit alpha: MKRLDIVQRILEKPEYSRYTAKFVGQIFDGILEEISATLENGEDVKITGFGTFIVRKINDRPGRNPKTGEPVLIPAHHTVLFHPSRSLLKASGKPEKK
- a CDS encoding MerR family transcriptional regulator, with product MSSNLTFSQKYRIGEACRILGITPATLRHWEKVFPLLSPKKTRGGQREYSEEDLRFLGRVIELTHVDGRSLKGARAILEGVTLPESPQWMGETLVDIRKALQLMKENDSEIGA
- the surE gene encoding 5'/3'-nucleotidase SurE, which encodes MIRPLILVSNDDGISSEGIRVLEEAVLPLGDVYVVAPDQERSAASHALTIHKPLRISQRDSRHFALNGTPTDCINFALYVILPRKPDLIVSGINHGSNLADDVTYSGTVSAAFEGSILGIPSIAFSLQMPEEQEKQAHFETALLHARQISEMYLSSPLDSSVLVSVNIPDRSPGEIRGVRVTHLGKRLINETNIIRKEDPRGRPYYWIGMGPKDYEPDESSDLHAIDQGFVSVTPLHLDLTHYPSLSRLRELERIPTPFADKAEPG
- the cysS gene encoding cysteine--tRNA ligase, with protein sequence MNSGDSPTVSPAGFPSPVFRNTLTQKTELLSPRIPGEVTMYVCGVTVYDDCHLGHARSQTVFDLLHRLLLRLGYRVRYVRNITDIDDKIIRKAQETGRTITEITDIYIDSFQRDMRRLGILPPDKEPRATLYLDPMIRLIGTLLDKGFAYKKGNDVYFRVRKYGAYGELSHQKLDELQSGARIAADEEKEDPLDFALWKGAKTGEPSYPAFFGEGRPGWHIECSAMSLSELGETIDIHGGGMDLMFPHHENERAQSESATGKRFVGIWIHNGFVTLNEEKMSKSLGNIFRIRTFFETSPFPEGVTREWLRAFLLSTHYASPVDLTDENLAHAKNALDSLYLFKDRLDSMFGEAREGPMTQEFLAALCHDMDTPVAFRILHEAKNTLNPLLGALGDVEEDRLSDVRALFEVAKKTLGILTLPASEWIYGKGEKTGRAESLPPEEVDRLVLEREKARREKDYARADAIRERLKKAGYLLEDNPGGLPRIRKI
- the rlmB gene encoding 23S rRNA (guanosine(2251)-2'-O)-methyltransferase RlmB produces the protein MGGLHAVLELIRSQPRRISRLYLKEDPRPDARRGEILKRAREAGIPVDFVPRASLDRMAPDLVHQGVYAALLPLPLLDLGEFLEGKELLPSPLVAVDGVQDPRNLGALLRTCDAAGVQGVLLPKRRVAPLSPVCAKTSSGALFTIPLIRVGNLSQSLIYLRKQGYGVASLALGGSTAYRDPFPAPLVIVVGEEEKGVSRPVLQQSDWKVSLPMRGKVSSLNLSVALGIFLYAQSDDSC